Proteins encoded by one window of Halorubrum ruber:
- a CDS encoding multiprotein bridging factor aMBF1 translates to MPQCEMCGAEEASLTTTKVEGAELELCSSCTDFGTEVRDESTSSGGGKYSTSSSTGKSSSSSGSSGSSSGSGSSGGSTRPRDMFDDMDEIATDYDERIREARESRGLSQEELADQLNEKASLIRKLERGDTLPTDEVQRKLERALDISLVEGQSSDDADWETNDAGTMTLGDVVKRKD, encoded by the coding sequence ATGCCCCAGTGTGAGATGTGCGGCGCCGAGGAGGCCTCGCTGACGACGACGAAGGTCGAAGGCGCCGAGCTGGAGCTCTGTAGCTCGTGTACGGACTTCGGCACCGAGGTCCGCGACGAGTCGACGAGCTCCGGCGGCGGCAAGTACTCCACCAGCTCCAGCACCGGGAAGTCGTCCTCGTCGTCCGGCTCGTCCGGCTCGTCGAGCGGGTCCGGAAGTTCCGGCGGCTCGACCCGCCCACGCGACATGTTCGACGACATGGACGAGATCGCCACCGACTACGACGAGCGGATCCGGGAGGCGCGGGAGTCGCGCGGGCTGAGCCAGGAGGAGCTCGCCGACCAGCTCAACGAGAAGGCGAGTCTCATCCGCAAGCTCGAACGCGGCGACACGCTCCCGACCGACGAGGTCCAGCGCAAGCTCGAACGCGCGCTCGACATCTCCTTGGTCGAGGGGCAGTCGTCCGACGACGCCGACTGGGAGACGAACGACGCTGGCACGATGACGCTCGGCGACGTCGTCAAGCGGAAGGATTAG
- the aroA gene encoding 3-phosphoshikimate 1-carboxyvinyltransferase, whose amino-acid sequence MDVHVTRSELRGTARAPPSKSYTHRALLAAGYSDGATVESPLISADTRATARAVTAFGGSVAPAGSERGGDGAAAIPGDADAIAVEGFGGRPAVPDDVIDCANSGTTMRLVTAAAALADGTTVLTGDSSLRSRPQGPLLDALGDLGVRAESTRGNGQAPLVVSGPLEGGAVAIPGDVSSQYVTALLMAGAVTDEGVEVELTTDLKSAPYVDITLELLADFGVEATPVDAAGDPLDGAAGAAGFSVPGGQTYEPAGGSYAVPGDFSSISYLLGAGAVAAAPGEAVRIEGARPSAQGDAAIVEIVEEMGADIEWDREAGEIAVERADLSGVTVDVGDTPDLLPTIAALGAVADGDTRIENCEHVRYKETDRVAAMAEELETLGAETTEEPDVLTIHGDASDLTGATVDGRHDHRIVMALSVAALAAEGTTTVRGAEHVDVSFPGFFETMADLGMTVDRD is encoded by the coding sequence ATGGACGTACACGTCACGCGCTCAGAGCTCCGGGGGACCGCCCGCGCGCCGCCGTCGAAGAGCTACACCCACCGCGCGCTGCTCGCGGCCGGCTACAGCGACGGCGCGACCGTCGAGTCGCCGCTGATCTCCGCCGACACGCGGGCGACCGCCCGCGCGGTCACGGCGTTCGGCGGGTCGGTCGCGCCCGCCGGGAGCGAGCGCGGCGGCGACGGCGCGGCCGCAATTCCGGGCGACGCCGACGCGATCGCGGTTGAGGGGTTCGGCGGCCGCCCCGCCGTCCCGGACGACGTGATCGACTGCGCGAACTCCGGGACGACGATGCGGCTCGTCACCGCGGCGGCCGCGCTCGCGGACGGCACGACCGTCCTCACAGGCGACAGCTCTCTCCGATCGCGGCCGCAGGGACCGCTCCTCGACGCGCTCGGCGACCTCGGCGTGCGCGCGGAGTCGACCCGCGGCAACGGGCAGGCCCCGCTCGTCGTCTCGGGCCCGCTCGAAGGCGGCGCGGTCGCGATTCCCGGCGACGTCTCCTCGCAGTACGTCACCGCGCTGCTGATGGCCGGCGCGGTCACCGACGAGGGGGTCGAGGTCGAACTCACGACCGACCTCAAGTCGGCGCCGTACGTCGACATCACGCTCGAACTGCTCGCGGACTTCGGCGTCGAGGCGACCCCGGTCGACGCGGCGGGCGACCCGCTCGACGGCGCCGCCGGCGCCGCGGGCTTTTCCGTTCCCGGCGGGCAGACCTACGAGCCCGCGGGCGGCAGCTACGCCGTGCCGGGGGACTTCTCCTCTATCTCGTACCTGCTCGGGGCGGGCGCGGTCGCGGCCGCGCCCGGCGAGGCGGTCCGGATCGAGGGCGCGCGGCCGAGCGCGCAGGGCGACGCGGCCATCGTCGAGATCGTCGAGGAGATGGGCGCCGACATCGAGTGGGACCGCGAGGCCGGCGAGATCGCCGTCGAGCGCGCCGACCTCTCCGGCGTGACCGTCGACGTGGGCGACACGCCCGACCTCCTCCCGACGATCGCCGCGCTCGGCGCCGTCGCGGACGGCGACACCCGGATCGAGAACTGCGAACACGTCCGCTACAAGGAGACCGACCGCGTCGCCGCGATGGCCGAGGAGCTCGAAACGCTGGGCGCGGAGACGACCGAGGAGCCGGACGTACTCACGATTCACGGCGACGCGAGCGATCTCACGGGAGCCACCGTCGACGGCCGTCACGACCACCGGATCGTGATGGCGCTGTCCGTCGCCGCGCTCGCCGCCGAGGGGACGACGACCGTCCGCGGCGCCGAACACGTCGACGTCTCCTTCCCCGGTTTCTTCGAGACCATGGCCGACCTCGGGATGACCGTCGATCGCGACTGA
- a CDS encoding LysE family translocator, translating into MSTLVTLGAGVVFGLALAAPPGPMNAVIAEESVLRGRLAGFRAGLGAATADAIFFVLAYVGVVAVVESFPLLQGAMVAVGGVLMLYFAVGAARGARESFRPTSGDDPMVAEGKGFRKALVLALTNPYQVLFWLTIGVGMLRPGELDVLARLPVVGADLAGTLVVATGSPALIGGFFLGVLTWIVSFPTGLVAAERRIETFAPLVAVGSAVVLAGFGVYFLYDAATTLAALGA; encoded by the coding sequence GTGAGTACCCTCGTTACGCTCGGTGCGGGCGTCGTCTTCGGCTTGGCGCTCGCGGCGCCGCCCGGCCCGATGAACGCGGTGATCGCCGAGGAGTCGGTTCTCCGCGGGCGTCTGGCCGGCTTCCGGGCCGGGCTCGGCGCGGCGACTGCCGACGCGATCTTCTTCGTCCTCGCGTATGTCGGCGTCGTCGCGGTCGTCGAATCGTTCCCGCTGTTACAGGGCGCGATGGTCGCGGTCGGCGGGGTCCTGATGCTGTATTTCGCTGTCGGCGCCGCCCGAGGGGCCCGAGAATCCTTCCGTCCGACCTCGGGCGATGATCCGATGGTCGCGGAGGGGAAGGGGTTCCGCAAGGCGCTGGTGCTCGCCTTGACCAATCCCTACCAGGTGCTGTTCTGGCTGACGATCGGCGTCGGCATGCTCCGGCCGGGCGAGCTCGACGTGCTCGCCCGGCTCCCCGTCGTCGGCGCGGACCTCGCCGGGACGCTCGTGGTCGCCACTGGCTCGCCGGCGCTCATCGGCGGGTTCTTCCTCGGCGTGCTGACGTGGATCGTGAGCTTCCCGACCGGGCTCGTCGCCGCCGAGCGCCGGATCGAGACGTTCGCGCCGCTCGTCGCCGTCGGCTCCGCCGTCGTGCTCGCCGGCTTCGGTGTCTACTTCCTCTACGACGCCGCGACGACGCTGGCGGCGCTCGGCGCGTAG
- a CDS encoding ArsA family ATPase — MDDIDVEPVDRVDEPEDEGPVEPADGDESLTVDDDLADLPAGVDAPDYVLYGGKGGVGKTTMAAATGLASAAGGVRTLVVSTDPAHSLSDTYETEIPAEPARIREDMPLYAAEIDPDAAMDEGMFGADGDPLGGLGEMGDAMGGMGGEGPMGGAGGDAIDGEDGEGLGGLLGGTMPGADEAAAMRQLLEYLDDPRFDRVVVDTAPTGHTLRLLQLPEIMDSMLGRVMKLRQRFSGMMDGIKGMFGGGDDEPDPSADLEELRERIERLRAVLRDPEKTDFRVVMIPEEMSVVESERLVARLDEFQIPVNTLVVNRVMEGVGDVTDGDGSGIDPDWVVEPNPETCEFCARRWEVQQNALREATDLFRGREVKRVPLLANEVRGEAALRVVAACLN; from the coding sequence ATGGACGACATCGACGTCGAACCCGTCGACCGGGTCGACGAGCCCGAAGACGAAGGTCCCGTTGAGCCGGCCGACGGCGACGAATCCCTCACCGTCGACGACGACCTCGCCGACCTACCAGCGGGCGTCGACGCGCCCGACTACGTGCTGTACGGCGGGAAGGGCGGCGTCGGGAAGACGACGATGGCGGCCGCGACGGGGCTCGCCTCGGCCGCGGGCGGCGTCCGCACGCTCGTGGTCTCCACCGACCCAGCCCATTCCCTTTCAGACACCTACGAGACCGAAATTCCCGCCGAGCCCGCGCGTATCCGCGAGGACATGCCGCTGTACGCCGCCGAGATCGACCCCGACGCCGCGATGGACGAGGGGATGTTCGGCGCCGACGGCGACCCGCTCGGCGGGCTCGGCGAGATGGGTGACGCGATGGGTGGGATGGGCGGCGAGGGCCCGATGGGCGGCGCCGGCGGAGACGCCATCGACGGCGAGGACGGCGAGGGGCTCGGCGGCCTCCTCGGCGGCACGATGCCCGGCGCCGACGAGGCGGCGGCGATGCGCCAGCTGCTGGAGTACCTCGACGATCCGCGATTCGACCGCGTCGTCGTCGACACCGCGCCGACGGGCCACACCCTCCGGCTGCTCCAGCTGCCGGAGATCATGGACTCGATGCTCGGCCGCGTGATGAAGCTCCGCCAGCGCTTCTCCGGCATGATGGACGGGATCAAGGGGATGTTCGGCGGCGGCGACGACGAGCCGGACCCCTCCGCCGACCTCGAGGAGCTCCGCGAGCGCATCGAGCGCCTGCGGGCCGTCCTCCGGGACCCCGAGAAGACCGACTTCCGCGTCGTGATGATCCCCGAGGAGATGAGCGTCGTCGAGTCCGAGCGGCTCGTCGCGCGCCTCGACGAGTTTCAGATTCCCGTGAACACGCTCGTCGTCAACCGGGTGATGGAGGGCGTCGGCGACGTGACCGACGGGGACGGCTCCGGGATCGACCCCGACTGGGTCGTGGAGCCGAACCCGGAGACCTGCGAGTTCTGCGCGCGCCGCTGGGAGGTCCAGCAGAACGCGCTCCGGGAGGCGACCGACCTGTTCCGCGGGCGCGAGGTGAAGCGGGTCCCGCTGCTCGCGAACGAGGTGCGGGGCGAGGCCGCGCTGCGCGTCGTGGCGGCCTGCCTGAACTGA
- a CDS encoding DUF420 domain-containing protein, which yields MSTASVRKRAKERATAITVLLTVVGYGAVGGVFLVPEFQALFPTLTQETVNLLAHAIAAVNTVTVITLSLGWYWIRNDEVKKHAAAMTTSFGLILLFLGMYLPKVAGGGTKEFVLDSAYGWVPLWDWVYPAYLIMLAIHIILSVISVPVVLYAIVLGLTHTEPELRNETPHRRVGRIAAGAWILSLALGVVTYLLLNHLYDSTFAAAEAATVLLPAVPV from the coding sequence ATGTCCACCGCCAGCGTTCGCAAGCGGGCCAAGGAGCGGGCCACCGCGATAACCGTCCTCCTCACCGTCGTCGGCTACGGCGCCGTCGGCGGCGTGTTTCTGGTCCCCGAGTTCCAGGCGCTATTCCCGACGCTCACACAGGAGACCGTGAACCTGCTCGCGCACGCAATCGCCGCCGTCAACACCGTCACCGTGATCACCCTCTCGCTCGGCTGGTACTGGATCCGCAACGACGAGGTGAAGAAACACGCGGCCGCGATGACGACCTCGTTCGGCCTCATCCTCCTGTTCCTCGGGATGTACCTCCCGAAGGTCGCCGGCGGCGGCACCAAGGAGTTCGTGCTGGACTCGGCGTACGGGTGGGTCCCGCTGTGGGACTGGGTGTACCCCGCGTACCTGATCATGCTCGCGATCCACATCATTCTCTCCGTGATCTCCGTCCCGGTCGTCCTCTACGCCATCGTCCTCGGGCTCACGCACACGGAGCCGGAGCTTCGCAACGAGACCCCACACCGGCGCGTCGGACGGATCGCCGCGGGCGCGTGGATCCTCTCGCTCGCGCTCGGCGTCGTCACCTACCTCCTCCTCAACCACCTGTACGACTCGACGTTCGCGGCCGCCGAGGCCGCGACGGTCCTCCTCCCGGCTGTGCCGGTCTGA
- the dnaK gene encoding molecular chaperone DnaK produces the protein MSKMASNKILGIDLGTTNSAFAVMEGDEPEIIANAEGDRTTPSVVAFADDDERLVGKPAKNQAVQNPDRTIQSIKRHMGEDDYTVEIGDEEYTPEQVSAMILQKIKRDAEEYLGDDVEKAVITVPAYFNDKQRQATKDAGEIAGFEVERIVNEPTAASMAYGLDDESDQTVLVYDLGGGTFDVSVLDLGGGVYEVVATNGDNDLGGDDWDEALIDHLADEFQNDHGIDLRDDRQALQRLKDAAEEAKIELSNKKETTVNLPFVTATDSGPVHLEQSVTRATFENLTSDLIDRTVEPTEQALSDAGYSKSDIDEVILVGGSTRMPQVQEQVEELVGQEPKKNVNPDEAVALGAAVQGGVLSGDVDDIVLLDVTPLSLGIEVKGGLFERLIEKNTTIPTEESKVFTTAADNQTSVNVRVFQGEREIAEENELLGAFQLSGIPPAPAGTPQIEVSFNIDENGIVNVEAEDQGSGNAESITIEGGVGLSDEEIEEMQEEAEQHAEEDEARRERIEARNEAETTIQRAETLLEENEEELDDDELVADIEAAIEDVEEVLEDEDADTEEIESATEALTEELQEIGKQMYEGQAAQAGPGGAGGAGPGGMGGMGGAGGPGGAAGPGGAGPGADGDDEEYVDADFEDVDENDE, from the coding sequence ATGAGCAAGATGGCGAGCAACAAGATTCTCGGTATCGACCTCGGTACCACCAACTCCGCGTTCGCGGTGATGGAGGGCGACGAGCCCGAGATCATCGCCAACGCCGAGGGCGACCGGACGACGCCCTCGGTCGTCGCGTTCGCCGACGACGACGAGCGCCTCGTCGGCAAGCCGGCGAAGAACCAGGCCGTCCAGAACCCCGACCGCACGATCCAGTCGATCAAGCGGCACATGGGCGAGGACGACTACACCGTCGAGATCGGCGACGAGGAGTACACGCCGGAGCAGGTCTCGGCGATGATCCTCCAGAAGATCAAACGCGACGCCGAGGAGTACCTCGGCGACGACGTCGAGAAGGCGGTGATCACGGTCCCCGCGTACTTCAACGACAAGCAGCGGCAGGCGACGAAAGACGCCGGCGAGATCGCCGGCTTCGAGGTCGAACGCATCGTCAACGAGCCGACCGCGGCCTCCATGGCGTACGGCCTCGACGACGAGTCCGACCAGACCGTCCTCGTGTACGACCTCGGGGGCGGCACGTTCGACGTCTCGGTCCTCGACCTCGGCGGCGGCGTCTACGAGGTCGTCGCCACGAACGGGGACAACGACCTCGGCGGCGACGACTGGGACGAGGCGCTCATCGACCACCTCGCCGACGAGTTCCAGAACGACCACGGGATCGACCTCCGCGACGACCGGCAGGCGCTTCAGCGGCTGAAAGACGCCGCGGAGGAGGCGAAGATCGAGCTGTCGAACAAGAAGGAGACCACGGTCAACCTCCCCTTCGTCACCGCGACCGACAGCGGCCCGGTCCACCTCGAACAGTCCGTCACCCGCGCGACGTTCGAGAACCTCACGTCCGACCTCATCGACCGCACCGTCGAGCCGACCGAGCAGGCGCTCTCGGACGCCGGCTACTCGAAGTCCGACATCGACGAGGTCATCCTCGTCGGCGGCTCCACCCGGATGCCGCAGGTCCAAGAGCAGGTCGAGGAGCTCGTCGGGCAGGAGCCGAAGAAGAACGTCAACCCCGACGAGGCGGTCGCGCTCGGCGCGGCGGTCCAAGGCGGCGTGCTCTCGGGCGACGTCGACGACATCGTCCTGCTGGACGTCACGCCGCTCTCGCTGGGTATCGAGGTGAAGGGCGGCCTCTTCGAGCGGCTCATCGAGAAGAACACCACGATCCCGACCGAGGAGTCGAAGGTGTTCACCACGGCCGCGGACAACCAGACCTCCGTCAACGTCCGCGTCTTCCAGGGCGAACGCGAGATCGCCGAGGAGAACGAGCTGCTCGGCGCCTTCCAGCTCTCCGGCATCCCGCCGGCGCCCGCCGGAACCCCCCAGATCGAGGTCTCGTTCAACATCGATGAGAACGGCATCGTCAACGTCGAGGCCGAAGACCAGGGCTCGGGCAACGCCGAGTCGATCACCATCGAAGGGGGCGTCGGCCTCTCCGACGAGGAGATCGAGGAGATGCAAGAAGAGGCCGAGCAGCACGCCGAGGAGGACGAGGCCCGCCGCGAGCGGATCGAGGCCCGCAACGAGGCCGAGACGACGATCCAGCGCGCCGAGACCCTCCTCGAAGAGAACGAGGAGGAGCTCGACGACGACGAGCTCGTCGCCGACATCGAGGCGGCCATCGAGGATGTCGAAGAGGTCCTCGAAGACGAGGACGCCGACACCGAGGAGATCGAGTCCGCCACCGAGGCGCTCACCGAGGAGCTCCAGGAGATCGGCAAGCAGATGTACGAGGGGCAGGCCGCGCAGGCCGGTCCGGGCGGCGCGGGCGGCGCCGGTCCCGGCGGGATGGGCGGCATGGGCGGCGCCGGCGGTCCGGGCGGCGCGGCGGGCCCCGGCGGCGCCGGTCCCGGCGCCGACGGCGACGACGAGGAGTACGTCGACGCCGACTT
- a CDS encoding NAD(P)-dependent glycerol-1-phosphate dehydrogenase has product MFEKTTWIKLPRNVLVGHDVIDDLGEAVGELYLTGRPLIVTSPTPNDIAGDRVRAQFDDPATAVVDEASFDAVEELKATAEAVDPGYLIALGGGKPIDIAKMAADHLDVGFVSVPTVASHDGIVSGRSSIPEGDTRHSVAADPPLAVVADTTLIADAPWRLTTAGCADIISNYTAVKDWRLARRLRNVEYSEYAGALSEMTAELLVENADMIRPGLEESAWVVVKALVSSGVAMSIAGSSRPASGAEHLISHQLDRIAPGKALHGHQVGVASIMTEYLHSGENGRWSAIRDALDELDAPTTASELGIDDAELLAALTSAHEIRDRYTILQGGINEEAAVEVATATGVIER; this is encoded by the coding sequence ATGTTCGAGAAGACGACGTGGATCAAGCTCCCGCGGAACGTCCTCGTGGGACACGACGTCATCGACGACCTCGGGGAGGCGGTCGGCGAGCTCTACCTGACGGGGCGGCCGCTGATCGTGACGAGCCCGACGCCCAACGACATCGCCGGCGACCGCGTCCGGGCGCAGTTCGACGACCCCGCGACCGCCGTCGTCGACGAGGCCTCCTTCGACGCCGTCGAGGAGCTGAAGGCGACCGCCGAGGCCGTCGACCCTGGCTACCTGATCGCCCTCGGTGGCGGGAAGCCGATCGACATCGCGAAGATGGCCGCCGACCACCTCGACGTCGGCTTCGTCTCCGTCCCGACCGTCGCCTCCCACGACGGCATCGTCTCCGGGCGCTCCTCGATCCCCGAGGGCGACACCCGCCACTCCGTCGCGGCCGACCCGCCGCTCGCCGTCGTCGCGGACACGACGCTCATCGCGGACGCCCCGTGGCGGCTCACCACCGCTGGCTGTGCGGACATCATCTCCAACTACACCGCGGTGAAGGACTGGCGGCTCGCCCGCCGCCTCCGCAACGTCGAATACAGCGAGTACGCGGGGGCGCTCTCGGAGATGACCGCGGAGCTGCTCGTCGAGAACGCCGACATGATCCGCCCGGGCTTAGAGGAGTCCGCGTGGGTGGTCGTGAAGGCACTCGTCTCCTCCGGCGTCGCGATGTCGATCGCCGGCTCCTCGCGGCCCGCCTCCGGCGCGGAACATCTCATCTCCCACCAGCTCGACCGGATCGCGCCCGGCAAGGCGCTTCACGGCCATCAGGTCGGCGTCGCCTCGATCATGACGGAGTACCTCCACAGCGGCGAGAACGGCCGGTGGAGTGCCATCCGCGACGCCCTCGACGAGCTCGACGCCCCGACGACGGCGAGCGAGTTGGGGATCGACGACGCGGAGCTGCTCGCCGCCCTGACGAGCGCCCACGAGATCCGCGACCGCTACACCATCCTCCAAGGCGGGATCAACGAGGAGGCCGCAGTCGAGGTCGCGACCGCGACGGGCGTCATCGAGCGGTAG
- the tpiA gene encoding triose-phosphate isomerase encodes MFILVNLKAYPCDPIEVATAARDVAEASGARIAVSPQAADVARVADTGVETWAQHVSPNAHGSHTGSTLAEAVADNGAEGTLINHSENRLKLADVDGSVRAAERADLETIVCANNPAQVGAAAALGPDAVAVEPPELIGGDVSVATADPGIVEDAVAAAEAVDPAVDVFCGAGVSTGEDVSTAGDLGAAGVLLASGVAKADDPEAVLEDLVSGI; translated from the coding sequence ATGTTCATCCTGGTGAACCTCAAGGCGTACCCGTGCGATCCGATCGAGGTAGCGACCGCGGCCCGCGACGTCGCCGAGGCGTCCGGCGCGCGGATCGCCGTCTCGCCGCAGGCGGCCGACGTCGCCCGCGTCGCGGACACCGGCGTCGAGACGTGGGCCCAGCACGTCTCGCCGAACGCGCACGGCTCGCACACGGGCTCGACCTTGGCCGAGGCCGTCGCCGACAACGGCGCCGAGGGAACGCTGATCAACCACTCCGAGAACCGGCTGAAGCTCGCCGACGTCGACGGCTCCGTGCGCGCCGCCGAGCGCGCCGACCTGGAGACAATCGTCTGCGCGAACAACCCCGCGCAGGTCGGCGCCGCCGCCGCGCTCGGCCCGGACGCAGTCGCCGTCGAGCCCCCGGAACTCATCGGCGGCGACGTCTCCGTCGCCACCGCGGACCCGGGGATCGTCGAGGACGCGGTCGCGGCCGCCGAGGCCGTCGACCCCGCGGTCGACGTGTTCTGCGGCGCCGGCGTCTCGACGGGCGAGGACGTGTCGACCGCCGGCGACCTCGGCGCCGCCGGCGTCCTGCTGGCCTCCGGCGTCGCGAAGGCGGACGACCCCGAGGCCGTCCTCGAGGACCTCGTGAGCGGGATCTAA
- a CDS encoding DICT sensory domain-containing protein encodes MSLIELIAGVEAHEATLTVFNADPAVTDELREHFADRNVRIVDDQTASGPEEFAVLARDGEFVTAVTVDDLLSGTGEDGSEGARGGDDAPGGAGATGDRVGRPVLDHLDETMFTSYSREDMVAASREIEDRAWRVGDGALHAGFQTLDVLTGEADTYDLLGEKERLDVHAYAADEGDAPDVEHYTVHVGETAEIRETWFVAYDGGGYEDAKCALLAEERAPGEFYGFWSYDPETVDYIIDYLTERYGGSEQTDDGGATA; translated from the coding sequence ATGTCCCTCATCGAGCTCATCGCGGGCGTGGAGGCGCACGAGGCCACGCTGACCGTGTTCAACGCCGATCCGGCGGTGACGGACGAGCTCCGGGAGCACTTCGCCGACCGCAACGTCCGGATCGTCGACGACCAGACCGCCTCCGGCCCGGAGGAGTTCGCCGTGCTAGCGCGGGACGGGGAGTTCGTCACGGCCGTGACCGTCGACGACCTGCTGTCGGGCACCGGCGAGGACGGATCGGAGGGCGCGAGGGGCGGGGACGACGCTCCGGGAGGCGCGGGCGCAACCGGGGACCGCGTCGGGCGGCCGGTGTTGGACCACCTCGACGAGACGATGTTCACCTCATACTCCCGCGAAGACATGGTCGCCGCGTCGCGGGAGATCGAGGACCGCGCCTGGCGGGTCGGCGACGGGGCGCTCCACGCGGGGTTCCAGACGCTCGACGTGCTCACCGGCGAGGCGGACACCTACGACCTGCTCGGCGAGAAGGAGCGGCTCGACGTCCACGCGTACGCGGCCGACGAGGGGGACGCGCCCGACGTCGAACACTACACCGTCCACGTCGGCGAGACCGCCGAGATCCGCGAGACGTGGTTCGTCGCGTACGACGGGGGCGGCTACGAGGACGCGAAGTGCGCGCTGCTCGCCGAGGAGCGCGCGCCCGGCGAGTTCTACGGCTTCTGGAGCTACGACCCCGAGACGGTCGACTACATCATCGACTACCTCACCGAGCGGTACGGCGGATCGGAGCAGACGGACGACGGCGGCGCGACGGCGTGA
- a CDS encoding DUF2103 domain-containing protein, translated as MNCRRCGTPIEKPGDYCLTCNTANADAVVAEFETDRAHLTMLDEDDVVGETTVTTRPEEGERLSEVQLRNFAGRVADEIRRKRPETVYAAGEREPLRETRAQLHHEFYRVPDGGASGSGQGGAAADSRDDREADVSPVVAWVLDRRGDRSLAVVETPPREKIGGSHSTLIGDRKGRKAVQTVAEHPHVKKIVPGPIDAGGTGSRTGLRAKATRAGTNGNVRLLLRDGSSVQENRIVTTAMDRETGERVREDLNEALRDAELQDA; from the coding sequence ATGAACTGTCGGCGGTGTGGCACCCCCATCGAGAAGCCGGGGGACTACTGTCTCACCTGTAACACCGCCAACGCCGACGCCGTCGTCGCCGAGTTCGAGACCGACCGCGCGCACCTGACTATGCTCGACGAGGACGACGTGGTCGGCGAGACGACGGTCACCACGCGCCCGGAAGAGGGCGAGCGACTGAGCGAGGTCCAACTGCGGAACTTCGCGGGCCGCGTCGCCGACGAGATCCGACGGAAGCGCCCCGAGACCGTCTACGCCGCCGGCGAGCGCGAGCCGCTCCGCGAGACGCGGGCGCAGCTCCACCACGAGTTCTACCGCGTCCCCGACGGCGGCGCGAGCGGGAGCGGTCAGGGCGGGGCGGCGGCGGACTCCCGTGACGACCGCGAGGCGGACGTGAGCCCGGTCGTCGCGTGGGTGCTCGACCGTCGGGGCGACCGGTCGCTGGCGGTCGTCGAGACGCCGCCCCGGGAGAAGATCGGCGGGTCGCACTCGACGCTCATCGGCGACCGCAAGGGGCGGAAGGCCGTCCAGACCGTCGCGGAACACCCTCACGTCAAGAAGATCGTCCCCGGTCCCATCGACGCCGGCGGGACGGGCTCGCGGACGGGCCTCCGCGCGAAGGCGACGCGCGCGGGGACGAACGGCAACGTCCGACTCCTCTTGCGCGACGGCTCCAGCGTTCAGGAGAACCGGATCGTCACCACGGCGATGGACCGCGAGACCGGCGAACGCGTCCGCGAGGACCTCAACGAGGCGCTCCGCGACGCCGAGCTCCAGGACGCGTAG